A section of the Streptomyces agglomeratus genome encodes:
- a CDS encoding IS701 family transposase: MTPDEIVAVRGELEDFAAEVFEPFARNDQRRWGQVYLRGLLTDGQRKSVEPMAARLGEDGNRQALAHFITTSPWDPAHVRARLAWKMEKAILPTVLVFDDTGFLKDGNASACVSRQYTGTAGKVTNCQVGVSLHLASDHASAAVNWRLFLPETWAPGSAKADPAKVARRTACGIPDDIGHVEKWQLALDMLDETRSWGIEVPLAVADAGYGDAAAFRHGLQARGLNYVVGISTTLSAQPGEAVPVTEPYSGTGRPPVAKYPDKPQSVKQLVIAAGRKAAKPVQWREGSRPGTGRSGFKRMYSRFVTLRIRPAGREVRQAADSPELPECWLIAEWPADQAEPVQFWLSDLPADTPLTTLVRLAKLRWRIEHDYREMKQALGLAHFEGRTWNGWHHHVTLVSVAHAFCTLQRLARAPKDTAPA; the protein is encoded by the coding sequence GTGACTCCGGATGAGATTGTTGCTGTGCGTGGTGAGTTGGAGGACTTCGCGGCGGAGGTTTTCGAGCCGTTCGCGAGGAACGACCAGCGTCGGTGGGGGCAGGTCTATCTCCGGGGCCTGCTCACGGACGGGCAGCGCAAGTCGGTCGAGCCGATGGCCGCCCGGCTCGGGGAGGACGGGAACCGGCAGGCCCTGGCCCACTTCATCACCACCAGCCCGTGGGACCCCGCGCATGTGCGGGCCCGGCTGGCCTGGAAGATGGAGAAGGCCATCCTGCCCACCGTGCTGGTCTTCGACGACACCGGGTTCCTCAAAGACGGCAACGCCTCGGCGTGCGTGTCGCGGCAGTACACCGGCACCGCGGGCAAGGTCACCAACTGCCAGGTCGGTGTATCCCTGCACCTGGCGTCCGACCACGCGTCGGCGGCGGTCAACTGGCGGCTGTTCCTGCCCGAGACCTGGGCGCCCGGGTCCGCGAAGGCCGATCCTGCCAAGGTCGCCCGCCGCACCGCCTGCGGCATTCCCGACGACATCGGGCATGTGGAGAAGTGGCAGCTCGCACTCGACATGCTCGATGAGACCCGCTCGTGGGGCATCGAGGTGCCGCTGGCCGTCGCGGACGCCGGATACGGCGACGCGGCGGCCTTCCGGCACGGCCTCCAAGCCCGCGGCCTGAACTACGTCGTGGGGATCTCCACGACCTTGTCGGCTCAGCCCGGCGAAGCCGTGCCCGTGACCGAGCCGTACTCCGGGACCGGACGCCCACCGGTGGCGAAGTACCCCGACAAGCCGCAGTCGGTGAAACAGCTGGTCATCGCGGCAGGCCGGAAGGCGGCGAAGCCGGTCCAGTGGCGTGAGGGCTCCCGGCCCGGCACCGGCCGCAGCGGCTTCAAACGGATGTACTCGCGGTTCGTGACGTTGCGGATCCGGCCCGCCGGACGCGAGGTCCGCCAAGCGGCCGACAGTCCGGAACTGCCCGAGTGCTGGCTCATCGCCGAGTGGCCCGCCGACCAGGCCGAACCCGTCCAGTTCTGGCTGTCCGACCTGCCCGCCGACACCCCGCTGACCACCCTGGTCCGCCTGGCCAAGCTCCGCTGGCGCATCGAGCACGACTACCGGGAGATGAAACAGGCCCTGGGCCTGGCCCACTTCGAGGGCCGCACCTGGAACGGGTGGCACCACCACGTCACCCTCGTCTCCGTGGCACACGCCTTCTGCACCCTGCAACGACTGGCCAGAGCCCCAAAAGACACGGCGCCGGCCTGA
- a CDS encoding pentapeptide repeat-containing protein, with translation MTGGGAPPDWEFCGQEADPATDPIGCRGIRLDDRTACLAHLPPHEQEQYLARLAREPSIDHPNIDHRGTTFTEELLERLLQAVQDSTGCSVFGTAQFSGATFSGKASFTKTTFSGDALFHGATFSTQEFGPLACKGQLDLSDAVFRGPVTIEAAARSLKCWRTRWESAAGMRLRYAKVDLTDALPEVSLSITSRPTELEGVEEEVLKALRLEYAKDIKVDEKRLDEGGRPLVRIRSLSGVDAGRLALNDVDLAPCRFTGAVHLDQLSLGHVTFEPSPKGVRGWRWRPVYWRLRPTLIEEHYWRASKPSTGWKPAPPGGTIAKPSGLAPLYRQLRKALEDAKNQPDSAGFYYGEMEMRRLTHHRPLFERALLWVYWKVSGYGMSALRALVSLLLAIGLTVVLLMWVGLPATPRTQGPVVTTGQNFVATTVNPGPGGAAPRPIDEWFTPGRAEKAGRTALNSVLFRSAGQGLTVPGTYIEMTCRLVEPVLLALFLLAVRGRVKR, from the coding sequence ATGACAGGTGGTGGAGCACCCCCAGACTGGGAATTCTGCGGGCAGGAAGCCGATCCAGCAACCGATCCAATCGGCTGTCGGGGCATCCGTCTCGATGATCGCACCGCCTGCCTGGCACATCTCCCCCCACATGAGCAGGAGCAATACCTTGCTCGCCTTGCTCGCGAGCCGAGCATCGACCATCCGAACATCGACCATCGGGGCACTACCTTCACTGAGGAGTTGCTCGAAAGGCTCCTGCAAGCGGTCCAGGACTCGACCGGATGCTCAGTCTTTGGAACCGCCCAGTTCAGCGGGGCAACGTTCTCCGGTAAGGCCTCCTTCACGAAGACCACCTTCTCCGGCGATGCCTTGTTCCATGGAGCGACGTTCAGCACGCAAGAGTTTGGGCCCTTGGCTTGCAAAGGGCAGCTGGATCTGTCAGACGCCGTGTTCCGTGGACCTGTGACCATCGAGGCGGCCGCACGCTCCCTGAAGTGTTGGCGGACCCGGTGGGAGTCCGCTGCTGGCATGCGCCTGCGCTACGCCAAGGTGGACCTCACGGACGCACTTCCTGAGGTCTCATTGAGCATCACTTCCCGTCCTACTGAATTGGAGGGTGTGGAGGAGGAGGTGCTTAAGGCGCTGCGCTTGGAATACGCCAAGGACATCAAAGTGGACGAAAAGAGGCTCGACGAGGGAGGGAGGCCGCTGGTTCGCATTCGCTCGCTCAGCGGCGTCGATGCGGGTCGATTGGCCCTCAATGATGTCGATCTTGCCCCTTGCAGGTTCACGGGCGCCGTCCATCTCGACCAGCTCAGTCTGGGACACGTCACATTCGAGCCGAGCCCCAAGGGTGTTCGCGGGTGGAGATGGCGCCCCGTGTACTGGAGGCTGCGGCCCACACTGATCGAGGAGCACTACTGGCGCGCAAGCAAGCCATCGACCGGCTGGAAGCCGGCCCCACCCGGCGGGACGATTGCGAAGCCATCTGGCCTGGCTCCTTTGTACCGCCAGCTGCGCAAGGCACTGGAGGATGCCAAGAATCAACCGGATTCGGCGGGCTTCTACTACGGCGAGATGGAGATGCGCCGTCTCACGCACCATCGCCCCTTGTTCGAGCGGGCCCTGCTGTGGGTCTACTGGAAGGTCTCCGGTTACGGGATGAGTGCCTTACGCGCGCTGGTCTCGCTGCTCCTCGCCATAGGGCTAACTGTTGTGCTGCTGATGTGGGTGGGGCTGCCAGCCACACCCCGGACGCAGGGCCCGGTGGTGACCACCGGCCAGAATTTTGTAGCGACCACCGTGAACCCGGGCCCCGGTGGCGCCGCGCCCAGACCGATAGACGAATGGTTCACCCCGGGCCGAGCGGAGAAGGCGGGAAGAACCGCCCTGAACTCCGTCCTCTTCCGCTCCGCAGGACAGGGGCTGACCGTGCCCGGCACCTATATCGAGATGACTTGCCGTCTGGTAGAGCCGGTACTGCTGGCCCTGTTCCTCTTGGCGGTCCGCGGCCGGGTAAAGCGCTGA